One part of the Burkholderia vietnamiensis LMG 10929 genome encodes these proteins:
- the iscA gene encoding iron-sulfur cluster assembly protein IscA — MAISVTPAAARHIEKALQKRGAGLGLRVAVKTSGCSGFAYALEFVDAPNDDDLCFATHGVTVVVDPRSLPMLDGTELDFVREGLNEGFKFHNPNATANCGCGESFAV; from the coding sequence ATGGCCATCTCCGTCACTCCAGCGGCCGCGCGCCACATCGAGAAGGCGCTGCAAAAGCGCGGCGCCGGGCTCGGCCTGCGCGTCGCGGTCAAGACGAGCGGCTGCTCCGGCTTCGCCTACGCGCTCGAATTCGTCGACGCGCCGAACGACGACGATCTGTGCTTCGCGACGCACGGCGTGACCGTCGTCGTCGACCCGCGCAGCCTGCCGATGCTCGACGGCACCGAGCTCGACTTCGTCCGCGAGGGCCTGAACGAAGGCTTCAAGTTCCACAACCCGAACGCGACCGCGAACTGCGGCTGCGGCGAGAGCTTCGCCGTCTGA
- the erpA gene encoding iron-sulfur cluster insertion protein ErpA, translated as MELLQPSADAAPVPLPAFLDFTPNAAAKVAALIDAEGNPQLKLRLYVSGGGCSGFQYGFAFDDQVAEDDLQVVTDGVTLLIDAMSQQYLAGARVDYEDGLEGSRFVIQNPNAQSTCGCGSSFSV; from the coding sequence ATGGAACTCCTGCAACCGTCCGCCGACGCCGCGCCCGTCCCGCTGCCGGCCTTTCTGGACTTCACGCCCAACGCGGCCGCGAAAGTCGCGGCGCTGATCGACGCGGAAGGCAACCCGCAACTGAAACTGCGGCTCTACGTGTCGGGCGGCGGCTGCTCGGGCTTTCAATACGGTTTCGCGTTCGACGACCAGGTCGCGGAAGACGACCTGCAAGTCGTCACCGACGGCGTCACGCTGCTGATCGACGCGATGAGCCAGCAATACCTCGCGGGCGCCCGCGTCGACTACGAGGACGGGCTCGAAGGCTCGCGCTTCGTGATCCAGAACCCGAACGCGCAGAGCACGTGCGGCTGCGGCAGTTCCTTTTCCGTGTGA
- the iscU gene encoding Fe-S cluster assembly scaffold IscU, whose protein sequence is MAYSDKVLDHYENPRNVGSFDAGADDVGTGMVGAPACGDVMRLQIRVNADGVIEDARFKTYGCGSAIASSSLVTEWVRGRTLDEALAIKNTDIAEELALPPVKIHCSILAEDAIKAAVADFRSRHPGAGGETLAEQPVCTSTPN, encoded by the coding sequence ATGGCCTATAGCGACAAGGTCCTCGACCACTACGAAAACCCGCGCAACGTCGGCTCGTTCGACGCCGGCGCCGACGACGTCGGCACCGGCATGGTCGGCGCGCCCGCATGCGGCGACGTGATGCGGCTGCAGATCCGCGTGAATGCCGACGGCGTGATCGAGGACGCGAGATTCAAGACCTACGGCTGCGGCTCCGCGATCGCGTCGAGCTCGCTCGTCACCGAATGGGTGCGCGGCCGCACGCTCGACGAAGCGCTCGCGATCAAGAACACCGACATCGCCGAAGAACTCGCGCTGCCGCCCGTGAAGATTCACTGCTCGATTCTCGCCGAGGACGCGATCAAGGCCGCCGTCGCCGATTTCCGCTCGCGGCATCCGGGCGCGGGCGGCGAGACGCTCGCCGAGCAGCCGGTCTGCACGTCCACGCCGAACTGA